The DNA region AGCGATCAATCCCACCTTATCTCCTTTGAGTGTTGAAACGTAAGCCGTCATCAAAGTTGTATTGATGGCGTAATCCAATTTGAGCATCGCCTTTTGCGACATCGACCCCGTGGTAGAGGGTACGGAGTTTTCTAAAAGGATCGGTGATGCCATGAGCCTACCTGTATCCAGCATAATCACGACATCTTGGCTCCGCTCCGCCTCAAATTCCCTGACAATCGGTTTGCGCTGACGGGCAGTCGCGTTCCAATCAATCCGCCGGAAATCATCGTCGGGTGAATACTCACGCAACCGCTCCATCTCTGTGCCTTCTCCGAACTGCCGAGAAGTTTTAAGCCCGATCTGGTGGAGCATCCCGCGTTTCACTAAGAGTTCATATTGCCGTACGGCTTGTAGATTCGGATAAACCTTTACTTCGGTCGCTGCAGGTACGCGATGCCGCCGAATGACAAGTCCCAAAACACCCCAACACTGCAGATGAATATCGACGAATTGATAGATGCTTCGCCGTAACGGCGTGAGACGATACGATATATCTATCTCGTCCATCGGCGAAACATAGCAATCGTGGAGGACTTTCTCAAACAGGAACTCGTTGGGAAAATCGTCTTTGAGACGTAGTTTAAGTCGATAGCGCGACCGGTTAATAATCTTCAGTGTGACGACGTTTTCTACACCCAATGAAAACTTTGAATTCATCTCACGGCGAATCTCAACGTTCTTAGACACGGGGTTTGTTATGTAATCTATTGCCCCCACGATGAACAGCAGCACCACATACGCGCCACCGACAATCAATAGGTAAGGTGAAACGTTGTAAAGCACAATCGGAATAGCGACAGGAATCAGGAAGATGAGGAGACGATTGCTTAAATGCATCTTTAGACCTAACGCGGAATTTCTGCCTCCGCGAGGAGTCGATCAATTATATCATCTGGGGTTAGTCCCTCGATCTCGGCATCCGGTTTCAGCAGAATGCGATGGCGATAGACATGCGGTGCCAAGAACTTAACGTCGTCGGGTAGAATATAGTCTCGTCCTTGCAGTGCCGCGTAGGTTTTGCTCGCTAACAACAGCGCGATTGACGCACGTGGACTACCGCCCAAAACTAACTCATTTGAATTCCGGGATGCCTCGGCTAAACCGACAATATAATTGAAGATTGAATCTTCTACGGTGACCTTCTGAATTTCCGCCTGACATTCTTCCAGCGACGCGCCATCAACGATGCTTTCAATACCGACTGTCTCCAAGCGGGTGGCGTTAAACCCCTGGTGATAGTTCATTAAAATCTGGGTTTCCACCTCTGGGATGGGATAATTCACTCGCAATTTGAACAGAAACCGGTCGAGTTGTGCCTCGGGGAGCGGATACGTGCCTTCATATTCGATAGGATTCTGTGTTGCCAATACCATAAACGGTGGGGGCAATTCATGGCGAATACCGTCAATACTTACCTGCCGCTCCTCCATACACTCCAAAAGTGCGGATTGCGTCTTGGCAGGTGAGCGGTTGATTTCATCAGCGAGCAGCACATTCGTGAAAACGGGGCCCCGCTTCAGATTAAATTGATTTGTTGTTAAGTCGTAGACACTCGTGCCAACGATATCCGACGGCATGAGGTCGGGGGTAAACTGCACACGGCTAAATTGTCCAGAGACTACCATCGCTAACGTTTTCGCAATAAGGGTTTTCGCGGTGCCGGGGACCCCTTCTAACAGCACATGTCCACCTGAAAATAGACTGACAACAACAAGTTCAAAAAGCTCAGTCTGCCCGACAATAACCTTTTGTGCTTCTTGTTTCATTTTTTCATAAACTGTTTGAACGAGATTCGTCATATATCAATGTGCCTTTTCGCTGGAGCGAGGTTGAATAGGGAGTGCGTAAGTCCTATCAAATTTGTCCGCACGCCGCTGGCGAGGTTTCAAACCTCGCCAGCAAAGGATGCTGCGTAAGTCCTATCAAATTTAGAAGTTCTGATGTCCAGCCAATTTTGTTCTGCCGATCTTTGCGCTTTCACGATGCGCCTCAACGCGTTGCGCAAGGTCAAGCAACTGTGCTTCCGATATATCGTTGGAGGCTTCCAAGTCCATCACGAGTTCCGCAAGCTGCTCGTCATCATCAATAGCACCGCGTTGGGTTAATTCTTCCAAAAAGGCATCTGTACTTAAAGTAGGACTGACACGCCAACGCATACCGAGATCATACCTAAATTGTTCGCGAATATGTCTCAAAATCTCCATGTGTGTGTTACCCTTTTGATACAAATCCGTCATCGCGTGGACGTATTCGGAACTCAAGCGTCTAATCCTCTCCTGTACATCCAAAGGTTTGCCGAACCGCCGTCCTCTCAATATCAGAAAAACGAAGAGAGTAAGACAAATATAGAGGGCGCCTAAACCGCCCGGTGTTCTAAATAAGAGTGTCGCAAATGGATTTTGTGGCTTTGATTCACGCGTGTAGTATTTCCACACAGCAAGCCCGATCCGTGCATTGCGTGGAAACGTTGAAGTTAAGTTGTAAAGAAACATAGCATTCCCAACATGCCGCAGCCCTCTCTTACGAAACATAGAGTCGGAAACAATAAAAAAGGCGCGTCCTTTTCCATCGCGCAGCGTTACAACCACGGCGTTATCCTCTGTTCCGTAGAGCGTCGCGACTTCGCGTTCAGAAGTTTTAATAGCAAAATCCGTACCCACTCGAATCTCATCAACCGGATGCTGTGGAAAAAGCGGTTCATCTGGAGTTCGATATGAGAATTCCAACCTTTTCGTTAGTTTTTGGAGTTCTAAGCCGAACGCTGCGTAGAGTTGATGCAGTGCCTGATCTTTACCAGCTACAATTAATGTGCCTCCAGCATTGACAAAGTTTTTTATATCCTGGACCTCCGTTTCAGTCGGTGTTTCGTCGATGTCATTCAGGAATAAAACATCATATCTATCCAGTCGTGCCGGATATAGCACTGATATTTCTCTAACGCTGAACCTTAAATTGCTTAAGATACGGGAAAGCACCTCTCTATTAGATAAATATGAATCAGCCGATAACTGGGAACCGGCATAAGCAATCAAGATGAGACTGAAAATAGATATTTGGACAATTCGCATTTTGGCTGTGCGGGTTTCTATAGACATATCATCCCTCTGGGGTGGGGAAAGAGACGAAACCCTTTCTGAAATGTGCAAAACTTGTTAGTAGTAACTTGGGTGATTATAGTAAATCCCGTAATTATCTATACACCAATGCAAGGGCGAGGATACAATCCTCGCCAGCGGCGTGCGTGCATTTTGACTTTGGCTGCGAGGGTGCTCTTAATTCAGTTTCTCACATAGACTTTTTGTAAGAGGTCTCGATAATTCGCGACCGTCTCTGCATCGCATGGTTTGTGTCCGTACCAGACTTCATCAAAAATAGTAATCGCAGGTCCGAGTGCGGTGTATAGGTCGATGTCTGTTTGCGCTTGATGGAGATATTCGCGATTTGTTAGACTCCTATCATAAGGGAGGCTCCCTCGTTCTTGGAGGTGCAAAATAGCGGAGAGATAGAGGAATCGGAGCGCACCGCGAAAGTCGCTTGCTGCCTCTGCTGTCTCCGCGCGGGCAAGGGCAGCTCTCTCTGTTTCTACATGCTCCAATCCGGTGTCTGACAAGCTGTCGAATGCCTCAGTAATCAGATTTGCCCGGATTTGGCGGATGAAAAAGAGGACCACAATCCCCAGTGCGATGGCTCCAAGAGGAAACAGAATAAACCTGAGATCAGTCTCCCAGTCGCTTCTGGGTTCGAGAAGTTTCAATAAAACCTTCCGGTACTCTTCGTAAGAAACCTCCGTTTCTCCGCGGCGCGTATCTAATTCTTCGCGAAACGCCTGTTCTTCAGCCTCCATTGCAAAGAGCGCGGAAAAACCGATAAGGCACACTATAACGCAAAGACAAACTCTTTTTTTCACGGTTATGCCATCCCTTTTACAGCATCCGTTTGCACATCTACCCTTTCAAGGTAGAGCCGTGTCGTTAAAATCGCCCATATCGGGACTAAAAAGGTAGCAATCAGACCTTTGACAACCAGGATCGCCACCGTGGTGGGAACACTCAATAATTGCGGCAGCACGATCTCAACATCACCACCAATGAAGAGGCTCAAGAACTTGAGAGGTGGTAACGCCTCACGAACTTGTGTGAGATCTGGAATAAACACAGAAAACACCAACAAGACGATACCGAGCAGCACAGAGGTAATGACAGAAGCGATCCAACCTGTTAAAAGATAAATCCCGAAAAAACGTAATCTTGCCCCGCTGACCAACGCATGACTCCGACGAAAAATACCGATGATGGAATTATTCTCAAGGATGAGACACGGATTGTAGAGGCTCAACGTCACGAGAAAATAAATATAGGAAACATTGGAAACCGTAATCAAAAAGGACGTTAACTCAAAGGGTAATATACGACCCAGCGAAGGCATCAACAATAAAACCAAGCCGTAGAGATTAGCAACCACATCTATAAGTAAGATAAAGATCAAAAGGGCGGCGAAAACCATGAATGCCTTGCGTCCAGTCTGTCGCCACATTTCACGAGCAGTTAAAGAAGTCGGATCCTGTTGTCCAATATCGGTAGCCTGTGCGTCACGCGATATGCGGGCAACAGCAAGGGACAGCGGACAGAAAGTTAGCAGTAGAAGGATTAGGAGACTGTATTCAAAACTTCGGAAATTGAGTTCCCATCTCCATGTAATCCCTTTATCGTCGGTTGAATGGAAAGAGGGTATCAGATAGAATTGCCAACTCACACCTGACGACCTTGTATCCGCGCCAACACCCGTAATCGTCGGATGAATCCCGCTGATTGTGTTAACATTAGCGGTAACTGTGCCGACAGGTCTGTTGCCGGAATCATTCATATCCTGCTCAAATCGTGAGATAGTAAAGAAAAACAGCGCAATATCCAATATAATTGCGATGATCGAAACCGGCATCATGATACGCCAGAACAGACCACCGTGATTGCGATAGAGCGTAACAATTGTTCCAGCAAGTCTGGTGCGTTGACCGTCAAGCATTCTGATTTCCTTGCCACTGGGCTTGAAAAGCGTGGAAGCGACTTTCTACTCTGTTACCTGCACCTCAATATCAAAAGCCTCTTTCCGAATCCGCAGATCGAAGTAGAGCAGGGTGGTACCGATGAGTGCAATCGGCATTGTGAGAGTGGCAATGAGTAGCCCAACGAAACGCTGAACAGCGTAAGTAACCCACCCAGCCTCGGTTGGGGTTGGCGCGAACAAACGGCGGAGCGTATCCAGTAGACCAGTAACCCCTTCAGCTTGCTCAGTTGCGATAATTCCTGTCAATGTGAGGATAAACTCAGTAGAAATGTAAAGAATGATTGTTATCATCCCGGAGATGAGATAAATTGCTATCAAAATTCCCAGAACCCGCCACCAACTGCCTTTAACCAATTCCGTACTGCGCCCCAACGCATTCCACGCTTTGCTCTCCTCAAGCAGGACAGGTAAACTATAGAGACTCCACCGAACTCCAAAATAGATGCCGAAAGGAATACCAATAACCGTAATACACAAGCCTCCCACAGCTAAAAGATAAAGGACACCGCTGCCGAGATAGGACCAGAAGCGTCGGAGTGCCTGTTGAAAAGCAGCTCCTGAGGTCATCTCTCTTGTTAAGTAGACTTGCGCGCTCGCGTACATTAACCCCGCAGTCACCAACAAAGAAATTACAGAAGTCGCCATTAAACTGAACCCTGCTATAACGAAAATCGTACTCGGTGTCGCTCCTATGATAAAATAGGCAGAGATCAAATCTACTGCAAATCCTAAAACGAGATAAACGGCTGCAATCTCTAACAATAAGCGGTAGTGGTTCCGATAGACAGTAAATATCCCGTCCAGAATGTCCGTGAAATTCATCGGCTGCAGTCGTGTTGTATCGGTTTGACTGTCATCTGTCTGTGCCAATTCGTTGTGTTCTTGCATGTTCTCTCCAAGGTGTGAGGGTAGTTATTATTACAACCTATCTTACCACATTTTGTGCTTTACATCAAATTTACGAACTATGTACCTGCATCTCAATATCAAACCCTCTTTTCGGATACGCAAATCAAAGTTGTTTCGTTGGGTTTCGCTAAATCTATTATAGAAATAAGGTTCTCGTAAATCGAAATTTGCCATATAAATTGGTGGATTCTTGGTCTTTACCGCTCAACCCAACCTACATTACGTTTGCGTTTTATTATCGAACTCACGTTAAATAAAAAAGGCAAGAACGGTGTGTTCTTGCCTTATATGTGTAGATCCGTTATTGCTTTATGTATGCCCATGTGGTGGTGAGTTTGTCGTTGGGGGAAACGACGAAAGCCTTTTCCAATCCATCATCCATAATACTCTGAATCTCATCCTCACTCAGAACCACACTAAAAATACCCACTTCGTCAATGATACCTCTATATTTACCAGCGTAACCGGAGCCGATGAACAAACTGAGATCGCTCGGACTGGAGTCTCCACAGGGGTGAGCACCACATTTCAGCCATTTAGCTTCGGCGGTGACTTCACCGTCTTTGTACATCTTATACTCGCGTTTTGAGACATTTCTCGTCTCAGCGACGTGAATCCACTCATCATCTACGAAAGTCCCAGGAGACGGTCTTGTAACCTCTACATAAGGCTGACAATTTCCGCCACAATCACCCCAATAAAAACTCAACCGCCCATCTGGTTCCTGTGTCAAGCAGCCTTCACCGCCATAAGATTTGCAAACTGTGTTTTGGCGACCCGCACCTACACTTTCAGGTCTAACCCAATAAACAATTGTTACATCTCCGTGGAACTGAAGTGATTTGTCATTCCCCATATCCACAAAAGATGTACCATCAAACTCCAGAGCCTTACCAAATTTGCCGTCCACCCACTTAGGTTTATTCGTGAGTGTCCCGTCGTTCCCGTTTTCAGAGGAATCTTTTGCAGTATCCCCCTTCCCCTCATCAAATTTCCATATTCCTACGACGGTTTCAGGGTCTAACAGCGCATAACTTGAAGTCGTTAGTATACCTATAGTAAACAGAACGACTATACCTATCCATACCAATCTGATTTTCATCTGTCTACTCCTCCTTATGCAGTAGGCGAGGTTGGATTTCTTTCGTTGAATAACTTGTCTACATATTTTCGGACTTTACAATAATTACAATAATGATAACAGATTTAGGAAAATAGTCAAGAAAAATTTCTGCATTTGTCCTCAGTTTTTCGCGGTTGTTGAATGTATCTGGTTTGCCATGTTGCCTGCATGTGAAAGGCAGTTAAACGTGAGTCGGTGTAAACCCAAACGTAAAGACGAATGCGTTGCTTTGCACAGACAGGTGTGGTATACTCTATCTATGATAGGATATATGATGAAGGAGAAATAGCGATGCCCACTGCGCGTGTTCGATGGAAGGATAGATGCGTATATAGAATAGTCTCTATTTTCGGATGGTGGTGCCGTCGCCTTCCGAAAAAGTGGGCGATGCAATTGGGGAAAGGTATTGGTATCTTGTTTTATCATCTCGTCAAAAAACGGCGGGACATCGCTTTGGGCAATCTGAAAATCGCGTTCGGTAGCCACCTCACAACATCAAAGCGTACAGAAATCTGCAAGGCGAGCTTTATCAACGTCGGTAAGACCTGCATTGAATTCCTTCGATTTCCCAAATTAAACGCCGAAAACATCTGGAACGAGGTCTCTGTAGACGGCGCAGAAAATCTCCATGCCGCCTTGGCGGAAGGTAAAGGCGCGATCGTCTTCTTGCCACATTTCGGGAATTGGGAGCTGCTTTCGCTTGTATACGGTGCGCTAATTCCGGATCGGGCGAAAGCTATTGCTTTCCCGATAAAAAACGCTTTGCTTAATGCTTACATTTGGCGGCATCGCGAGCAGATGAGTCTAAAACTGATTCCTCGGAAGCGTGCGATCCGAGAAACGCTGAGTGCGCTTAAAAACAATCAAGCAGTCGGATTTTTCGCTGATCAGAATGCCGGTCCAGAAGGTGTATTCGTCAATTTTTTAGGGAAACCGGCTTCAGCAGCCCGCGGTCCCGCTGTCTTAGCACGCAAGACCGGGGCACCGCTTCTCTTCTCCCTCAGTGTCCGTCAACCAGATGATCGGCACCGGGTCTATATTTCATCTCCGATTCACGTCGAAGCCTCCGATAATCTTGAACAAGATGTTGAAATTTACACAACACAGATGTTGGCACAATTGGAAACATATATCCATAAATACCCTGAACAGTGGCTATGGCTTCACAATCGTTGGAAAACACAACCTTCGAGATAAAAATTGTATTGCATCAAGTCTGAATTCATGTTAAAATAGAACGGATCCCAAAAATGTTGACAAAGTTTACGTTAAAATAAATTTTAGATTACAAAGGGAAATTCTCATGAAAAGATACACTTTGTCCTTCATCGTTTTAGTGATTGCTATCGGCATTCCATTTCTGCTCATTACGCCAAATGAAAGAGATGTGATGAGTGGCGATGAACGCGTGACACGCGAGTTGCTAAACAACGCGCTGAGAAAAGCGATTCAAATTTCGACAGAGAATTATTACAAGCCGATAGAAGATCCCAACAAGATGTATCGTGGTGCGATCAAAGGGGCATTGGCATCCCTTGAAGATGACTACACGTACTATATCTTGAAGCGTGAGCATCAGCGTGCTGTCGAAAATCTCTATAACGCGGAATTTGGAGGACTTGGTGTTCAAATCTATGACGACCATCGTGGGTTCATTAAGATTTCTAAACCGATTCCGAATACACCCGCTGCCCTCGCGAATCTCCAAGCGGGGGATTACATTACCAAAGTCAATGGTAAGCGGATCCATCTGAGCGAAAAAACAGGTATGACGCGTGCCAGCGTGATCGATTTACTGAGAGGAAAAACCGGTACCGATGTAACGATCACAGTGCAACGCAAATTTCTTGAACCCTTTGAAGTAACACTAACGCGTGCCATCGTTCCCATCAGGAGTGTGAAGTCGACAATGCTTGACGGGAATATCGGGTATATTCAGATTTCAGGGTTCATCGGAAACAAGGACAGGACAGAAGAAGAGTTTAAAAATGCGCTCACAGCGCACAAAGCCGGGGGCATGAAAGCCCTCATTTTAGATCTACGAGGCAATCAAGGTGGACTTCTGAACGCTGCATATCACATTGCGGATGCCTTTATTGACAAAGGTCTCATCGTGTCAACAAAAAGCGAAACAAACAGCAAATTTAATGAGGAATATCCAGCGACCTCCAATATCTTGTGTCCACTGGATATTCCACTCATTGTCCTCGTCAATGAATATAGCGCGAGTGCTTCCGAAATCGTAGCGGGTGCGATTAAGGATACGCGTCGCGGGATACTCGTCGGACAGAAAACTTACGGCAAAGGAGTTGTCCAAAAACGCTACGAACTATCAGATGGCAGCTCAATGTCGCTCACGATCTCAACCTATTATACACCAAATGGCACTTCAATTAACGAGGTAGGGATTACACCACAAGTCTCCATTGAGCGTGAAGAACCTGATGAAATAGAACATATAATGCTCAGAAAACTCGATTCAACCGATTCCGTCGAAAATTTCGTCTCAAAATGGATCGACGACGCGCACCAGAAACCAGGTGAAATGCCAAAAGATTTCTCTCTGCTCGAAAGAGATCTTCCAAAATTGCAGCAAACACTTGAAGCGGAAGAAAATATCACCCTCAGTTTACGATGGCTCAGACAGCGCGCAGAGCAGTACTTTAATCTCTATGTCGGTATTGATCAGGTCGTGAATTTAGCTTATGACCAACAATTGAAGGAGGCAATCCGCATCATTGAAGCAAATGAAGTTGAGAAGTATCTTAACCCAACACCGGATGCAGCAGCGGAACCCCCCTCAACGACACAAGCGAATATGCCTCCGGAACATGAGACGACAACTGAAGAATAGGCACTCTCAGAAACATAGGCAGTTTCGTTTTCACTCGTCGCCGCGCTTTCCCAAATACAAAATATGAATTCCAGAACCGAGAATCCACCCGATGTAATCACCAAAAAAGCAGTAATTGTCGGATTAATCTTGGTGGTTGTCAATGCCTATTGGGTCGGAATAGCGAGTGAACTGTGGTATGCGGTCTACACACTGGTTTCACCGTTTTCCAACGCCGTTTTCACGCTGGTTGTGCTTCTCGCACTCAACGTTTTACTCCGCAAGTTATCACCGCGTATCGCCTTTACCCCCGCAGAATTGCTGCTCGTCTACATTATGGTGACGATGGTGTCCACTATTTCCGGACATGCGATGATGGCGATCCTTATGGGAACGCTTGCACACCCTTTCTGGTTTGCAAGCCCTGAAAACGAATGGGCGCAACTTTTTCTGCACCACATCCCGTCATGGCTTACGGTCCACGAGTTTGAATGGTTAGCGGGTTATTATGAAGGTGAATCCAGTCTCTACTGGGCAGAACATCTCCGGATTTGGATTAGACCGGCACTTCTCTGGTCTGGATTCATCTTCTTACTCTACGGTTCATTACTCTGTTTAGGGCTGCTACTCCGCAAGCAGTGGATGGAACGCGAAAAACTGAGTTTCCCGCTAACGCAATTGCCATTGCAAATGACAACCAATCGGAGTTTCTTTCGTTCCCGCGCGCTCTGGTTCGGATTCGGATTCGCTGCATTGCTCCGTGTGATGGCTGGATTGCACGACATTTTTCCCGTTGTCCCGGCGCTGCCGCCCAACTATCGGCTTGACCGGCACTTCACGGAGCGACCTTGGAATGCGATCGGTTACGCTTCAATGTCCTTTAATCTTGCGGTTGTTGGACTGACCTATTTTATGCCGCTCGACCTTGCGTTCTCGACATGGTTCTTCTTTTGGCTCACGCGTGCGGAACGTGTGATTGCGAGTGCAGTCGGTATTACAAATATCAGTGTCCTGCATCTTAACGATCGCGCATCGGGTGCTTGGGTAGGCATCGCCGTGCTGACGCTTTGGATGAGTCGGCGGCACTTCGCTCGTTTCTTCCGACATGTGATTGGGCGCGAGTGGGGTGATGATAGCAACGAACCCCTCTCTTACCGGACGGTAGCCGTGCTAACAGTACTGAGTGTAGGACTTGTCTTCGGATTCTGCTATGCGGCGGGTATGTCGTTATGGGCAATTAGTGTATTTTATGCGCTGTTTATCGCATTCGCCATAGCAATAGGACGCGTGCGTGCCGAACTCGGTCCACCCTATCACGAAGTCATCGGTATTAACCCACGGCAAATGATGGTCAGCATGTTCGGGACGCGACAATTGGGGGGTGCAAACCTCACTGTAATGACGTTCCTCTACGCCTTTAATCGTTGCAACCGTTCGCACCCGATGCCGAACCAGATTGAATCACTCCGGATCGGTGAACGCTCAGGGATGCCCGGAAAAACCTTGCTGCTGGGAATGGCACTTGCCATTGCAGTTGGTGCGTTAGCGACATTCTGGACCTATTTGCAAGTCGCGTATCATTACGGTGTTCTGGCGCGATGTCAAGGCGTTGTGGGACGATTTGGATGGGAGAGTTTCAACCCACTTCAGAGTTGGTTGCAGCACCCCAAAGAACCGGATATCAGCGCGGTCGTTTTTATGTCTGGTGGGTTCGCGTTCGTGTTCCTTCTCAATTTTTTGCGGACACGTCTGCTGTGGTGGACGCTACACCCATCAGGCTATGTGCTTTCAGGCGCGTCGTGGGGTGGGCTCATCTATTTCTGGTTTCCTGTGATGGTAAGTTGGTTGATTAAGTTCTTAATTCTCCGTTTTTGGGGTTGGCAGATGTATCGTAAGGCGATCCCTTTCTTCCTGGGATTGGTCTTAGGGGACTACATCCCGCGAAGTATCTTGAGTCTCATCAGTTTTGCTTTGAATCTCTATATGCCTTCGTCCGGTGCGGGGCATACACTTTAGTGTTGGCTATCAGCAGTCAGCAATCAGTAGCGAGGTTAGGAAACCTCACCTACCAATCCTAACAGAATAATGACTATAATTATGGAATTACTGAGATTGTTCGTTTATATTGTGTATCCGCTGGAGATTCGAGAATGACACCATTGCTCACTGTCAAATCTATTACAAAGCAATTTGCCGCTACCCCGGTTGTGCAGGACGTGAGTTTCTCTGTTTATCTGGGGGAAATTTTCGCGCTTTTGGGACCCAGCGGTTGCGGGAAAACAACAACCTTGCGTATCATAGCGGGGTTTGAAATTGCAGATGCTGGAACAATCTCGATGTCAGGAAAAACATTTGCGAACAGTGAGACCCACGTCCCCCCTGAATCACGCGGCATAGGGTTTGTGTTTCAGGACTATGCCCTTTTTCCACACAAAAATGTGCTTGAGAATGTCGGTTTTGGTCTCCGAAAGGTGTCGAAAAAGACGCGACAAG from Candidatus Poribacteria bacterium includes:
- a CDS encoding LamG domain-containing protein, with translation MKIRLVWIGIVVLFTIGILTTSSYALLDPETVVGIWKFDEGKGDTAKDSSENGNDGTLTNKPKWVDGKFGKALEFDGTSFVDMGNDKSLQFHGDVTIVYWVRPESVGAGRQNTVCKSYGGEGCLTQEPDGRLSFYWGDCGGNCQPYVEVTRPSPGTFVDDEWIHVAETRNVSKREYKMYKDGEVTAEAKWLKCGAHPCGDSSPSDLSLFIGSGYAGKYRGIIDEVGIFSVVLSEDEIQSIMDDGLEKAFVVSPNDKLTTTWAYIKQ
- a CDS encoding DUF58 domain-containing protein, producing the protein MHLSNRLLIFLIPVAIPIVLYNVSPYLLIVGGAYVVLLFIVGAIDYITNPVSKNVEIRREMNSKFSLGVENVVTLKIINRSRYRLKLRLKDDFPNEFLFEKVLHDCYVSPMDEIDISYRLTPLRRSIYQFVDIHLQCWGVLGLVIRRHRVPAATEVKVYPNLQAVRQYELLVKRGMLHQIGLKTSRQFGEGTEMERLREYSPDDDFRRIDWNATARQRKPIVREFEAERSQDVVIMLDTGRLMASPILLENSVPSTTGSMSQKAMLKLDYAINTTLMTAYVSTLKGDKVGLIAFADTVHQYLAPKPGKKQFLTMLETIYALPVHTVEADFETAFKYLASKQRKRALIILFTDILDKDSAEGVAAYVAQLSRHHLVACVTLTDSGIVELAEQAPADSKSMYQKAIAERLLHEKHATLEILRRQGVITIDVPAHQLTMAVVNKYLELKAKSRI
- a CDS encoding lysophospholipid acyltransferase family protein, with protein sequence MRCFAQTGVVYSIYDRIYDEGEIAMPTARVRWKDRCVYRIVSIFGWWCRRLPKKWAMQLGKGIGILFYHLVKKRRDIALGNLKIAFGSHLTTSKRTEICKASFINVGKTCIEFLRFPKLNAENIWNEVSVDGAENLHAALAEGKGAIVFLPHFGNWELLSLVYGALIPDRAKAIAFPIKNALLNAYIWRHREQMSLKLIPRKRAIRETLSALKNNQAVGFFADQNAGPEGVFVNFLGKPASAARGPAVLARKTGAPLLFSLSVRQPDDRHRVYISSPIHVEASDNLEQDVEIYTTQMLAQLETYIHKYPEQWLWLHNRWKTQPSR
- a CDS encoding DUF4129 domain-containing protein, with the protein product MKKRVCLCVIVCLIGFSALFAMEAEEQAFREELDTRRGETEVSYEEYRKVLLKLLEPRSDWETDLRFILFPLGAIALGIVVLFFIRQIRANLITEAFDSLSDTGLEHVETERAALARAETAEAASDFRGALRFLYLSAILHLQERGSLPYDRSLTNREYLHQAQTDIDLYTALGPAITIFDEVWYGHKPCDAETVANYRDLLQKVYVRN
- a CDS encoding MoxR family ATPase, translating into MTNLVQTVYEKMKQEAQKVIVGQTELFELVVVSLFSGGHVLLEGVPGTAKTLIAKTLAMVVSGQFSRVQFTPDLMPSDIVGTSVYDLTTNQFNLKRGPVFTNVLLADEINRSPAKTQSALLECMEERQVSIDGIRHELPPPFMVLATQNPIEYEGTYPLPEAQLDRFLFKLRVNYPIPEVETQILMNYHQGFNATRLETVGIESIVDGASLEECQAEIQKVTVEDSIFNYIVGLAEASRNSNELVLGGSPRASIALLLASKTYAALQGRDYILPDDVKFLAPHVYRHRILLKPDAEIEGLTPDDIIDRLLAEAEIPR
- a CDS encoding S41 family peptidase, which gives rise to MKRYTLSFIVLVIAIGIPFLLITPNERDVMSGDERVTRELLNNALRKAIQISTENYYKPIEDPNKMYRGAIKGALASLEDDYTYYILKREHQRAVENLYNAEFGGLGVQIYDDHRGFIKISKPIPNTPAALANLQAGDYITKVNGKRIHLSEKTGMTRASVIDLLRGKTGTDVTITVQRKFLEPFEVTLTRAIVPIRSVKSTMLDGNIGYIQISGFIGNKDRTEEEFKNALTAHKAGGMKALILDLRGNQGGLLNAAYHIADAFIDKGLIVSTKSETNSKFNEEYPATSNILCPLDIPLIVLVNEYSASASEIVAGAIKDTRRGILVGQKTYGKGVVQKRYELSDGSSMSLTISTYYTPNGTSINEVGITPQVSIEREEPDEIEHIMLRKLDSTDSVENFVSKWIDDAHQKPGEMPKDFSLLERDLPKLQQTLEAEENITLSLRWLRQRAEQYFNLYVGIDQVVNLAYDQQLKEAIRIIEANEVEKYLNPTPDAAAEPPSTTQANMPPEHETTTEE